From a single Plutella xylostella chromosome 5, ilPluXylo3.1, whole genome shotgun sequence genomic region:
- the LOC105385716 gene encoding uncharacterized protein LOC105385716 — protein MSYNNSVLVGNWAEGRLENEFEFKMFLRKRDRRELLLQRSRALFSNLLMEKPMLLCGMYVMYGFHVQVVASDMPAAKPSAPGAAPQRGLALSALVTERQVDLVQNVAAGCLATLSPITTPCCRNTFNILSTSNESAYGENVHFGDEFLLRAENSDPTAAPLYLTYTTPGAPAPADRMPICLTATRDSNCRWVAEPLLPKHRSEGFGTPIQTGTRLVIKNCVADQCLCVMNQNWMQTFFGPYKVRQFRKQMKSGGMMLAKYRSMNRNLNAPTELTQASTGIAFDDRVALYAPHVPVPQNPDKKGVLLGGRLDSINIMRSQDLEDGCVLAGLALPDICERNTFVITSPDYCTRTGEGLKYYQPFLLALSSSLKRTRPLYIRYDPDPCPGLSGPYPLYLSGNPVCNCRWRVLPVKKPDVTRFELEGQRVPVNQDIVIKHCGTNLNLGLDPKKCGIGFNGTVCMPIMKNCLDVYKREEFNNIWQIYTPVPDDQVSQNNPTPT, from the exons tttgaGTTCAAAATGTTTCTTAGAAAGCGTGACAGAAGGGAACTTCTACTCCAAAGGTCAAGAGCACTCTTTAGTAATCTACTCATGGAG AAACCAATGTTGTTATGCGGTATGTATGTGATGTACGGGTTCCACGTACAAGTGGTGGCTTCGGACATGCCAG CAGCCAAACCCTCGGCTCCTGGCGCGGCCCCGCAGCGTGGGTTGGCTCTGTCAGCGCTGGTGACAGAGCGGCAGGTGGATCTGGTGCAGAACGTGGCCGCCGGCTGCCTCGCCACGCTGTCCCCCATTACTACGCCTTGCTGTAGGAATACCTTCAATATACTCAG TACCAGCAACGAATCTGCTTATGGCGAAAACGTCCATTTTGGTGATGAATTTTTACTGAGGGCTGAAAACTCGGACCCAACG GCAGCCCCACTCTACCTCACGTACACGACGCCGGGGGCGCCGGCCCCCGCGGACCGGATGCCCATCTGCCTGACCGCCACCCGCGACTCCAACTGCCGCTGGGTGGCCGAGCCGCTGCTGCCCAAACACCGCTCGGAGGGCTTCGGGACCCCGATACAG ACTGGTACCAGGCTAGTTATAAAGAACTGCGTGGCGGATCAATGTCTCTGTGTGATGAATCAGAACTGGATGCAGACGTTCTTTGGACCA TACAAAGTACGCCAGTTTCGGAAACAAATGAAGTCTGGCGGCATGATGCTGGCCAAGTACCGCAGCATGAACCGCAACCTGAACGCACCCACGGAGCTGACACAGGCCAGCACCGGCATCGCCTTCGACGACCGAGTGGCGTTGTATGCGCCTCATGTACCAG TTCCTCAGAACCCCGACAAGAAGGGAGTGCTTCTAGGCGGTCGCCTGGACTCCATCAACATCATGCGCTCCCAGGACCTAGAAGACGGCTGTGTGCTGGCTGGTCTCGCGTTGCCGGATATCTGCGAGAGGAACACCTTCGTCATCACCAGCCCTGACTACTGCACGAGGACTGGCGAGGGTCTCAAGTATTACCAGCCGTTTCTGCTCGCCTTGTCTTCGTCTTTGAAAAGGACACGG CCTCTGTACATTCGGTATGACCCCGACCCATGCCCAGGGTTGTCGGGACCGTATCCACTGTACCTCAGTGGCAACCCTGTGTGCAACTGCCGCTGGCGAGTGTTGCCAGTGAAAAAACCTGACGTCACCAGATTCGAACTGGAAGGACAAAGAGTTCCA GTTAATCAGGATATCGTGATAAAGCATTGCGGAACAAACCTTAACTTAGGATTGGATCCAAAGAAGTGCGGCATAGGGTTCAATGGCACT GTGTGCATGCCTATCATGAAGAATTGTTTAGATGTATACAAGAGAGAGGAGTTCAACAACATTTGGCAGATATACACGCCTGTCCCGGACGACCAAGTATCACAGAACAACCCAACACCTACTTAA